The following proteins are encoded in a genomic region of Zea mays cultivar B73 chromosome 9, Zm-B73-REFERENCE-NAM-5.0, whole genome shotgun sequence:
- the LOC100282491 gene encoding nonspecific lipid-transfer protein 3 precursor, producing MKTTSSGIAVVLLVAMLAVQSAVADISCSDVLNDLSPCLPFLQGKAAKPSESNNQCCDGVRTLYAAADTRPDRQATCRCLKAAYVQVHAVLSAAQELPGDCGLSLSYNITPDIDCDKIE from the exons ATGAAGACTACTAGCTCGGGCATTGCAGTCGTCCTCCTGGTGGCGATGCTGGCAGTCCAGTCCGCGGTGGCCGACATCTCGTGCTCCGACGTGCTCAACGACCTGTCGCCGTGCCTGCCCTTCCTGCAGGGCAAGGCAGCCAAACCCAGCGAGAGCAACAACCAGTGCTGCGACGGCGTGAGGACCCTGTACGCGGCGGCGGACACCAGGCCCGACAGGCAGGCCACGTGCCGGTGCCTCAAGGCGGCCTACGTTCAGGTCCACGCTGTGCTCTCCGCGGCGCAGGAGCTGCCCGGCGACTGCGGCCTCTCGCTGTCCTACAACATCACCCCCGACATCGACTGCGACAA GATCGAATGA